A window from Culex pipiens pallens isolate TS chromosome 3, TS_CPP_V2, whole genome shotgun sequence encodes these proteins:
- the LOC120415927 gene encoding dynein light chain Tctex-type protein 2B-like — translation MLQQEQLLKVDRPCPDPDPKVAAESAPQPPPATYQMRPTLEQTFKSEKIKQIIGTVLNDTLSGQTYTALDAARWTKSLADEISLKVKDLEMKRYKHVVQVVLGQQLGAGCKYIARCRWDAECDNQTSAEFKNATIFCIVTVFGLYLY, via the exons ATGCTCCAGCAAGAGCAACTGCTCAAGGTGGACCGGCCGTGTCCGGATCCGGACCCGAAAGTTGCCGCAGAATCGGCCCCTCAGCCGCCGCCGGCCACCTACCAGATGAGGCCCACGCTGGAGCAAACGTTCAAGTCAGAGAAGATCAAGCAAATCATCGGCACCGTGCTGAACGATACGCTGAGCG GCCAAACCTACACCGCCCTGGACGCCGCCCGCTGGACCAAATCGCTCGCCGACGAAATCAGCCTCAAGGTGAAGGACCTGGAGATGAAGCGGTACAAGCACGTTGTCCAGGTGGTGCTCGGTCAGCAGCTGGGCGCCGGCTGCAAGTACATTGCCCGCTGTCGCTGGGACGCCGAATGCGACAACCAGACGTCGGCCGAGTTCAAGAACGCCACCATCTTCTGCATCGTGACCGTGTTTGGGCTGTATCTGTATTga